Proteins encoded together in one Paracoccus sp. SMMA_5_TC window:
- a CDS encoding MFS transporter, producing the protein MSPPPRKSPFAPFRHADFRLLWSATLISNFGGLVQSVGAAWMMTQLTDSATLIALVQASNALPIMIFALISGALADNLDRRTLLLGAQTFMAVVSLLLAVLTWQGWMTPVLLLTLTFLIGVGQAIYNPPWQASMQDLVPREELPAAVTLNSVGFNLMRSVGPAAGGIITAIFGAAAAFAVNAVSYLPLLGALLRWHPVTPARLTTPEPFVAAVGAGLRYVALSPNLVRVLTRGALFGFSAVVVLALLPLVAKENPQGGSLLFGLLLGCFGLGAIGGAMINPRVRERFDNENVVRIAFAAFAGSALLLGLTDSTWLHALAMLPAGASWVLALSLFNVTVQLSTPRWVVARALALYQTATFGGMALGSWTWGAIASAHGVSAAITAAALPLALGAVLGHWLRIPEFGTLDLDPANRFREPPLALDLRGRSGPIMVMIDYVIDQKDVPEFLRLMAMRRNIRRRDGARNWALLRDLEAPERWTESYHIATWDEYVRHNLRRTKADFQNYQDLHRLHRGDSPPQVHRMIERHTVSLDDDVPLLGKLEVP; encoded by the coding sequence ATGAGCCCCCCGCCGCGCAAAAGCCCGTTTGCCCCGTTTCGCCATGCCGATTTCCGCCTGCTGTGGTCGGCGACGCTGATTTCAAATTTCGGCGGGCTGGTGCAATCGGTCGGCGCGGCCTGGATGATGACGCAGCTGACCGATTCCGCAACGCTGATCGCGCTGGTGCAGGCATCAAACGCGCTGCCGATCATGATCTTTGCCCTGATCTCGGGGGCGCTGGCGGACAATCTCGACCGGCGGACGCTGTTGCTGGGGGCGCAGACCTTCATGGCGGTGGTGTCGCTTTTGCTGGCGGTGCTGACCTGGCAGGGCTGGATGACGCCGGTGCTGCTGCTGACGCTGACCTTTCTGATCGGGGTCGGGCAGGCGATCTACAACCCGCCGTGGCAGGCCAGCATGCAGGATCTGGTCCCCCGCGAGGAATTGCCGGCGGCGGTCACGCTGAATTCGGTCGGATTCAACCTGATGCGCAGCGTCGGCCCGGCCGCCGGCGGGATCATCACCGCGATCTTTGGCGCGGCTGCGGCCTTTGCCGTCAATGCGGTCAGCTATCTGCCGCTGCTGGGGGCGCTGCTGCGCTGGCACCCGGTCACGCCGGCGCGCCTGACCACGCCCGAGCCCTTTGTCGCCGCCGTGGGCGCCGGGCTGCGCTATGTGGCGCTGTCGCCCAACCTGGTGCGGGTGCTGACACGGGGGGCGCTGTTCGGCTTTTCGGCGGTGGTGGTGCTGGCGCTGCTGCCACTGGTGGCCAAGGAAAACCCGCAAGGCGGGTCGCTGCTGTTCGGCCTGCTTCTCGGTTGTTTCGGGTTGGGCGCGATCGGCGGCGCGATGATCAATCCGCGCGTGCGCGAGCGCTTCGACAACGAAAACGTGGTCCGCATCGCCTTTGCCGCCTTTGCGGGTTCGGCGCTGCTGCTAGGGTTGACCGACAGCACCTGGCTGCATGCCTTGGCCATGCTGCCTGCGGGGGCAAGCTGGGTGCTGGCGCTGTCGCTGTTCAACGTGACCGTGCAGCTTTCGACCCCGCGCTGGGTGGTGGCGCGCGCGCTGGCGCTGTATCAGACCGCCACCTTCGGCGGCATGGCGCTTGGCAGCTGGACATGGGGGGCGATCGCCAGCGCGCATGGGGTCAGCGCCGCCATCACCGCCGCCGCGCTGCCGCTGGCGCTGGGGGCGGTTCTGGGACACTGGTTGCGCATCCCCGAATTCGGCACCCTCGACCTCGACCCGGCGAACCGCTTTCGCGAACCGCCCCTGGCGCTGGACCTGCGCGGTCGGTCGGGGCCGATCATGGTGATGATCGACTATGTGATCGACCAGAAGGACGTGCCGGAATTCCTGCGGCTGATGGCGATGCGCCGCAACATCCGCCGCCGCGACGGGGCCCGCAACTGGGCCCTGCTGCGCGATCTGGAGGCGCCCGAGCGCTGGACCGAAAGCTATCACATCGCCACCTGGGACGAATATGTGCGCCACAACCTGCGCCGCACCAAGGCGGATTTCCAGAATTATCAGGACCTGCACCGCCTGCATCGCGGCGACAGCCCGCCGCAGGTGCATCGCATGATCGAACGCCACACCGTCAGCCTGGACGACGACGTGCCGCTGCTGGGCAAGCTCGAGGTGCCATGA
- a CDS encoding D-amino acid dehydrogenase, with protein sequence MKVIVLGAGVLGVTSAWYLAQAGHEVTVIDRQPGPALETSFANAGEISPGYSSPWAAPGIPLKAMKWLFQRHAPLVIQPRLDWQRLSWMAQMLSNCTSAAYAVNKSRMVRLAEYSRDCLAELRADTGIRYDERTQGTLQVFRKQQQMDAAGKDIEVLRADGVPFEVLDTDGCIAAEPGLAGARDRIVGGLRLPGDETGDCFIFTNRLAEMAAAAGVTFKWGVDIQALEAEGGRITAVRTDQGRLIADRYVLALGPHSPKLARPLGLKLPIYPLKGYSLTIPIENAERAPVSTVMDETYKVAITRLGDRIRVGGLAEIAGYDLTLNPRRRETLAKSVSEMFVGAGDPAKAQFWTGLRPMTPDGTPIVGATPIANLFLNTGHGTLGWTMSAGSGRLIADLISGRRPEIEAEDLGYARYMRGHKDQAARGLRPATA encoded by the coding sequence ATGAAAGTCATCGTTCTTGGGGCCGGCGTTCTGGGTGTGACCTCTGCCTGGTATCTGGCGCAGGCGGGGCATGAGGTGACCGTGATCGACCGTCAACCCGGTCCGGCCCTGGAAACCAGCTTTGCCAATGCCGGCGAAATCTCGCCCGGCTATTCCTCGCCCTGGGCGGCGCCGGGGATCCCGCTGAAGGCGATGAAATGGCTGTTCCAGCGCCATGCGCCCCTGGTCATCCAGCCGCGGCTGGACTGGCAGCGGCTGTCCTGGATGGCGCAGATGCTGTCGAACTGCACCTCGGCCGCCTATGCCGTGAACAAGAGCCGCATGGTGCGGCTGGCAGAATACAGCCGCGACTGCCTGGCAGAGCTGCGCGCCGATACCGGCATCCGCTATGACGAACGCACCCAGGGCACGCTGCAGGTGTTCCGCAAGCAGCAGCAGATGGATGCGGCCGGCAAGGATATCGAGGTGCTGCGCGCCGATGGCGTGCCTTTCGAGGTGCTGGACACCGACGGCTGCATCGCGGCCGAACCGGGTCTGGCCGGCGCCCGCGACCGCATCGTCGGCGGCCTGCGTCTGCCCGGCGATGAAACCGGCGACTGTTTCATTTTTACCAACCGGCTTGCAGAGATGGCCGCGGCGGCCGGCGTCACCTTCAAATGGGGCGTCGATATCCAGGCGCTCGAGGCCGAGGGCGGCCGCATCACGGCGGTGCGCACCGATCAGGGCCGCTTGATCGCGGATCGCTATGTCCTGGCGCTGGGCCCGCATTCGCCGAAACTGGCCCGGCCGCTGGGGCTGAAGCTGCCGATCTATCCGCTCAAGGGGTATTCGCTGACCATCCCGATCGAGAATGCCGAGCGCGCGCCGGTGTCGACGGTGATGGATGAAACCTACAAGGTGGCGATCACCCGCCTGGGCGACCGCATCCGGGTGGGCGGCCTGGCCGAGATTGCCGGCTATGACCTGACGCTGAACCCGCGCCGCCGTGAAACGCTGGCCAAATCGGTGTCCGAGATGTTCGTGGGCGCCGGCGATCCGGCCAAGGCCCAGTTCTGGACCGGTCTGCGGCCGATGACCCCGGATGGCACCCCGATCGTCGGCGCCACGCCCATCGCCAACCTGTTCCTGAACACCGGGCATGGCACGCTGGGCTGGACCATGTCGGCCGGCTCGGGCCGTCTGATCGCCGATCTGATTTCCGGTCGCCGCCCCGAGATCGAGGCCGAAGATCTGGGCTATGCCCGGTATATGCGCGGCCACAAGGACCAGGCTGCACGCGGTCTGCGCCCGGCGACCGCCTGA
- a CDS encoding GlsB/YeaQ/YmgE family stress response membrane protein — protein MTLTALLVTLIIGAIAGWLAGLIVKGHGQGLLMNIVVGIIGAVIAGWLFPMMGLGLAASAPIVGTIIFATIGAVILLLVVRLVQRA, from the coding sequence ATGACTCTTACCGCCTTGCTTGTCACCCTGATCATCGGCGCGATTGCCGGCTGGCTCGCCGGCCTGATCGTCAAGGGCCATGGCCAGGGACTGCTGATGAACATCGTCGTCGGCATCATCGGCGCCGTGATCGCTGGTTGGCTGTTCCCGATGATGGGTCTCGGACTTGCCGCCTCGGCCCCGATCGTCGGCACGATCATCTTTGCCACCATCGGCGCGGTGATCCTGCTGCTGGTGGTGCGCCTGGTTCAGCGCGCCTGA
- a CDS encoding L,D-transpeptidase has product MRLAPLMLAMGLGLAACAPAPAPTAPSTPSVDQGIYGARTDTGPRGEPIEIHAVRKAYLTERNRRQQVAYNGPEAPGTIVVDPYARFLYYVMEGGQAMRYGVAVGQAGKNFQGTATINRKAAWPSWTPTANMVRTMPELYGPLKGGLAGGVDNPLGSRALYLYQNGRDTMYRIHGTMDPSSIGKATSAGCIRMFNQDIMDLFDQVPNGTRVKVRSQAESLALEGPLVQQPNGYLVPAASVTTAQATTP; this is encoded by the coding sequence ATGCGCCTTGCACCGCTCATGCTGGCGATGGGATTGGGCCTTGCCGCCTGCGCTCCCGCGCCTGCCCCCACCGCCCCCAGCACGCCCTCGGTCGATCAGGGCATCTATGGCGCCCGCACCGATACCGGTCCGCGCGGCGAACCGATCGAGATTCATGCCGTTCGCAAAGCCTATCTGACCGAGCGCAACCGCCGCCAGCAGGTCGCCTATAACGGCCCCGAGGCGCCGGGCACCATCGTGGTCGACCCCTATGCGCGGTTTCTGTATTACGTGATGGAGGGTGGCCAGGCCATGCGCTATGGCGTCGCCGTGGGTCAGGCCGGCAAGAACTTTCAGGGCACCGCCACCATCAATCGCAAGGCCGCATGGCCCAGCTGGACCCCCACCGCCAACATGGTGCGCACCATGCCCGAACTTTACGGACCGCTGAAGGGCGGCCTGGCCGGGGGTGTGGACAACCCGCTGGGATCGCGGGCGCTGTATCTTTACCAGAACGGCCGCGACACGATGTATCGCATCCACGGCACCATGGACCCGTCATCGATCGGCAAGGCGACCTCGGCCGGCTGCATCCGCATGTTCAACCAGGACATCATGGACCTGTTCGATCAGGTGCCGAACGGGACGCGCGTCAAGGTGCGCAGTCAGGCCGAAAGCCTCGCGCTGGAAGGGCCGCTGGTGCAGCAACCGAACGGCTATCTGGTGCCTGCCGCCAGCGTGACCACCGCCCAGGCCACCACGCCCTGA